One genomic window of Nocardioides daphniae includes the following:
- a CDS encoding LLM class flavin-dependent oxidoreductase has protein sequence MEFGILMGDQPVSTSAEEHLDLMLRKVEAAQKAGFTYLTIGQHYLYDGFRWFQPVPMLARLAAELDDHVKIGATVLVGPLHHPVQLAEDLATLDVVTRGKLVVGIGTGYLPHEYEVFNKPFKQRYSLLEELIEVMTKVWTQDRVTHHGKFFDIEDRPTHLHPIQKPRPPIWLGAMKEMGVRRAARHGDVWTITPQQTIEQVEELVGAYLDERAKYDLPLTKFPLRRELHLGSDPEDALHKFAEVARVKYVSYADQGMQLLDKERVEREFLDNVKDHVLLGNGEQVRDQIRDIAGRLPVGPLLVRPHWPGMDAKQTEAYLEEVGREVVEPLKDLESIGFDELAVPQPA, from the coding sequence ATGGAATTCGGCATCCTGATGGGCGACCAGCCGGTCTCCACCTCGGCCGAGGAACACCTCGACCTCATGCTCCGCAAGGTGGAGGCCGCGCAGAAGGCCGGCTTCACCTACCTCACCATCGGCCAGCACTACCTGTACGACGGCTTCCGCTGGTTCCAGCCGGTGCCGATGCTCGCGCGCCTCGCCGCTGAGCTCGACGACCACGTGAAGATCGGTGCGACGGTGCTCGTCGGCCCGCTGCACCACCCAGTGCAGTTGGCCGAAGACCTGGCGACCCTGGACGTGGTGACCCGCGGCAAGCTGGTCGTCGGCATCGGCACGGGCTACCTGCCGCACGAGTACGAGGTCTTCAACAAGCCCTTCAAGCAGCGCTACTCGCTGCTCGAGGAGCTGATCGAGGTGATGACGAAGGTCTGGACCCAGGACCGCGTCACCCACCACGGCAAGTTCTTCGACATCGAGGACAGGCCCACCCACCTGCACCCGATCCAGAAGCCGCGCCCGCCGATCTGGCTCGGCGCGATGAAGGAGATGGGCGTACGCCGCGCAGCTCGCCACGGTGATGTCTGGACGATCACGCCGCAGCAGACCATCGAGCAGGTGGAGGAGCTGGTCGGGGCCTACCTCGACGAGCGGGCGAAGTACGACCTGCCGCTCACCAAGTTCCCCCTGCGCCGCGAGCTCCACCTGGGCTCCGACCCCGAGGACGCGCTGCACAAGTTTGCCGAGGTCGCCCGGGTCAAGTACGTCTCGTACGCCGACCAGGGCATGCAGCTGCTCGACAAGGAGCGCGTGGAGCGCGAGTTCCTGGACAACGTCAAGGACCACGTCCTTCTCGGCAACGGTGAGCAGGTGCGCGACCAGATCCGCGACATCGCCGGCCGCCTCCCCGTCGGCCCTCTGCTGGTACGCCCGCACTGGCCCGGCATGGACGCCAAGCAGACCGAGGCCTACCTCGAGGAGGTCGGCCGCGAGGTCGTGGAGCCGCTGAAGGACCTGGAGAGCATCGGGTTCGACGAGCTGGCGGTGCCGCAGCCTGCGTGA
- a CDS encoding IS3 family transposase (programmed frameshift): protein MSTVAGRYPKEFKEDVIRVARDRGPGETLEQIAHDFGVHPVTLSKWLKQADIEDGIKPGVTKDQAIELREARRRIRRLEQENEVLRRAAAYLSQAHLPRRLYPLVRDLAASGIPAEVSLQVLGLARSPYYRWLAAPVTDSELREAYLANAIFDAHHDDPEFGYWFLFDEVTDAGHAVSERTVWRICSDNGWWSVFGKKKRRTKGKAGVPAHDDLVRRDFTAAGPNQLWLTDLTEHRTGEGKLYVCAIKDVWSNRIVGYSISDRMESKIAVDALNNAVARRGVEGLSVAGCRLHSDRGSQFRSRKLQQALWRHHLVGSMGQVGSAGDNAAMESFFALLQQNVLNRRRWETREELRIAIVTWIERTYHRRRRQERLGRLTPAEFELIMTKAADQAA, encoded by the exons ATGTCCACTGTGGCTGGCAGGTATCCCAAAGAGTTCAAGGAAGACGTGATCCGGGTGGCCCGGGATCGTGGTCCGGGCGAGACTCTCGAGCAGATCGCGCATGACTTTGGTGTGCACCCGGTGACGTTGTCGAAGTGGCTCAAGCAGGCCGACATCGAGGACGGGATCAAGCCCGGCGTCACCAAGGACCAGGCTATCGAGTTGCGCGAGGCACGACGTCGGATCCGGCGCCTGGAGCAGGAGAACGAGGTCTTGCGTCGCGCGGCCGCCTATCTGTCTCAGGCGCACCTCCCG AGAAGGCTCTACCCGCTCGTGAGAGACCTCGCGGCGAGCGGGATCCCGGCCGAGGTCTCCTTGCAGGTCCTCGGTCTGGCACGTTCGCCCTACTACCGGTGGCTGGCCGCTCCAGTCACCGACTCGGAGTTGCGTGAGGCCTATCTGGCCAACGCGATCTTCGACGCCCACCACGACGACCCCGAGTTCGGATACTGGTTCCTGTTCGACGAGGTCACCGACGCCGGACACGCCGTATCGGAGCGCACCGTGTGGCGGATCTGCTCCGACAACGGCTGGTGGAGCGTCTTCGGCAAGAAGAAGCGCCGCACCAAGGGCAAGGCGGGGGTGCCCGCGCACGACGACCTCGTGCGCCGCGACTTCACCGCCGCCGGGCCCAATCAGCTGTGGCTCACGGACTTGACCGAGCACCGCACAGGCGAAGGCAAGCTCTACGTCTGTGCGATCAAGGACGTCTGGTCGAACCGGATCGTTGGCTATTCCATCAGTGACCGGATGGAGTCCAAGATCGCCGTCGACGCCCTCAACAACGCCGTCGCCAGACGCGGCGTCGAGGGCCTGTCGGTGGCCGGGTGCCGGCTGCATTCGGACAGAGGATCGCAATTTCGAAGTCGGAAGCTGCAGCAGGCGCTGTGGCGTCACCACCTGGTCGGATCGATGGGCCAAGTCGGCTCAGCCGGTGACAACGCCGCGATGGAATCGTTCTTCGCGCTGCTGCAACAGAACGTCTTGAACCGACGCCGCTGGGAGACCCGCGAGGAACTCCGGATCGCGATCGTGACCTGGATCGAGCGGACCTATCACCGCCGACGACGCCAAGAACGCCTCGGACGGTTGACCCCGGCCGAGTTCGAACTCATCATGACCAAGGCCGCCGATCAGGCAGCGTAA
- a CDS encoding SDR family oxidoreductase, with protein sequence MGRFDGKTALITGGARGQGKSHALRLAREGANIAILDLAGQLDSVSYPMSTAEDLASTERELKDLGAEVLAIACDVRDQEAVEAAVAATEERFGGIDIVLANAGIMASYGAKKHDMAAWHDSVATMLNGVYYLLRAVTPGLIERGRGGAICITGSTSSYIGVAYKEEMLNPGQMGYGAAKTGVLSLMRNFAMVLGKHGVRVNTVIPAGVNTKMINNEFFAADLADDAPGGWMANVMERGPVEPEEITNAVTWLCSDEARFVTGQTLAVDMGTLLL encoded by the coding sequence ATGGGACGTTTCGACGGCAAGACCGCCCTCATCACCGGTGGGGCCCGCGGTCAGGGGAAGTCGCACGCGCTGCGGCTGGCCCGGGAGGGCGCCAACATTGCGATCCTCGACCTGGCCGGCCAGCTCGACTCCGTCTCCTACCCGATGTCGACGGCCGAGGACCTGGCGTCGACCGAGCGCGAGCTCAAGGACCTCGGCGCCGAGGTGCTCGCCATCGCGTGCGACGTACGTGACCAAGAGGCCGTTGAGGCCGCGGTCGCCGCGACCGAGGAGCGTTTCGGCGGCATCGACATCGTCCTGGCCAACGCCGGCATCATGGCCAGCTACGGCGCGAAGAAGCACGACATGGCGGCCTGGCACGACTCGGTCGCGACCATGCTCAACGGCGTCTACTACCTCCTGCGCGCGGTCACCCCGGGCCTGATCGAGCGCGGCCGCGGCGGCGCCATCTGCATCACCGGGTCGACGTCGAGCTATATCGGCGTCGCCTACAAGGAGGAGATGCTCAACCCGGGCCAGATGGGCTACGGCGCCGCCAAGACCGGTGTGCTGTCGCTGATGCGCAACTTCGCGATGGTGCTCGGCAAGCACGGCGTACGCGTCAACACCGTCATCCCGGCCGGCGTGAACACGAAGATGATCAACAACGAGTTCTTCGCGGCCGACCTCGCCGACGACGCCCCGGGCGGCTGGATGGCCAACGTCATGGAGCGCGGCCCGGTGGAGCCCGAGGAGATCACCAACGCGGTCACCTGGCTCTGCTCCGACGAGGCGCGCTTCGTCACCGGCCAGACGCTGGCCGTCGACATGGGCACCTTGCTCCTCTGA